Proteins from one Ovis aries strain OAR_USU_Benz2616 breed Rambouillet chromosome 12, ARS-UI_Ramb_v3.0, whole genome shotgun sequence genomic window:
- the TMEM82 gene encoding transmembrane protein 82: protein MFSLLSPTSWLPSLPSLDWGSGLLDALLQGLVGACAVFILNNLLKVYFFVGCANHPELRLEKQRLQARWASLETVHLAGLALILTVVGVRVAALVVLEFSLRAVSMLLSLDKGSRGTEKLQLYLLCQYSLGCGLTCGLSFLQEGAPHRTLNLMLGLGLAALLSTGAQRLRHHVCRLYELHSSQRYCGVCLSLLAGAHHLPRLLGRTLAVTFIVSNLAAVALINQDFLTTSEAVRFWTPLTICYTLLVIYMQEEQRQRPGLKSHVQTVLVRMCSLSVLLLTVGRWLDLLGILICLLGELWCLVGIRSLLDLCQIQDFPPQRPSVSAPSQPQPSAPAQPEEGTATS, encoded by the exons ATGTTCTCCCTACTGTCCCCCACCTCCTggctccccagcctcccctccctcgACTGGGGCTCCGGCCTCCTCGACGCCCTCCTGCAAG GCCTCGTCGGGGCCTGCGCAGTCTTCATCCTGAACAACCTCCTGAAGGTCTACTTCTTCGTGGGCTGTGCCAA CCACCCGGAACTTCGTCTTGAAAAGCAGAGGCTGCAGGCCCGGTGGGCGTCGCTGGAGACCGTGCATCTGGCAGGGCTGGCCCTGATTCTGACCGTTGTGGGGGTCCGGGTGGCTGCCCTTGTAGTGCTCGAGTTCTCCCTCCGGGCTGTCTCCATGCTGCTTTCCCTGGACAAG ggcTCCAGGGGCACCGAGAAGCTACAGCTGTACCTGCTGTGCCAGTACTCATTGGGCTGCGGGCTGACCTGCGGCCTGAGCTTCCTGCAGGAGGGCGCCCCGCACCGCACGCTGAACCTGAtgctgggcctggggctggcagCGCTGCTCAGCACAGGTGCCCAGCGCCTCCGCCACCACGTCTGCCGGCTCTACGAGCTGCACAGCAGCCAGCGTTACTGTGGGGTCTGCCTGAGCCTGCTGGCAGGCGCGCACCACCTCCCCCGGCTGCTGGGCCGCACTCTGGCCGTGACCTTTATAGTGAGCAACCTGGCCGCCGTGGCCCTCATCAACCAGGACTTCCTGACCACCTCGGAGGCCGTGCGCTTCTGGACGCCTCTCACCATCTGCTACACCCTGCTGGTCATCTACATGCAGG AGGAGCAGCGGCAGCGCCCCGGCCTGAAGAGCCACGTCCAGACGGTGCTGGTGCGCATGTGCAGTCTCTCCGTGCTGCTGCTGACAGTGGGCCGCTGGCTGGACCTCCTGGGCATCCTCATCTGCCTGCTGGGCGAGCTCTGGTGCCTGGTGGGCATCCGCAGCCTGCTTGATCTTTGCCAGATACAG GATTTTCCACCCCAGAGGCCTTCGGTGTCAGCTCCAAGCCAGCCCCAGCCCTCAGCCCCTGCCCAGCCTGAGGAGGGGACGGCTACCTCTTGA